Genomic DNA from Catellatospora sp. TT07R-123:
CCGCGCCCACCGGGCCGCCAACGTGACCGGCACGTACGAGGTGCTGCGCCTGGCCCTGGCGCACCGGACCAAGCAGCTGCACCACGTGTCCACCCTCGGCGTGCTCGACACCGAGGCGGTGCGGCACGGCCGCCCGCTGGGCGAGCGCTTCGACGTGGCCGCCGCGACCACCCCGCACAGCGGCTACGGCCGGTCCAAATGGGTCGCCGAGCGGCTGCTGGCGCAGGCGGCCGCCCAGGGCGCGCCGATCACGGTCTACCGGCTGGGCGAGGTGATGCCCGACGCCGACAACGGCTTCCCGAACCGGCGCGCGCTGACCCACCTGCTGCTGTCGGCCTACCACCGGCTCGGGGTGTGCCCGGGTGCGGCAAGCCGCTCCGACTACACCCCGGTCGGGTACGTGGCCCGCCGCGTCGTGGCCGGGGTGACCGACCCGGCGGCGTGGGGCCGCACGCTGCACGTCTTCCACCCGGAGAGCGTCTGCTTCGGCGATGTGCTGTCGCGGGTCGGCCGCCCGATCGAGCGCATCCCGAACACCGACTTCCTGGCCCGGCTGCGCGAAGCCGCCCTGGACACCGGCGACGCGGAGCTGAACACGCTGCTCACGCTGCTGAAGGTGCCGCCGGGCGCGACCGAGCACGCGGTCGGGCGCCGCTTCGGCGGGCTGCTGACCGACAACCCGCGTCTGTTCGCCAAGGACGAGTGCCGCCACCTGGAGCAGCGCTGGGGCCTGACCGACGAGTGGCTGTACGCCCCGATCGAGGCCTACCGCGAGCACCTGGACCGCCATCTGGCCCCGCTGGGCCGCCTGGACCTGCCGGCGCTCACACCGGCGCACTGAAGCAACAACGAGAGGAAATACATGCAGCACCGCAAGATGGGCCGGCTCGGCTGGGAGGTCAGCGAGGTCGGTTACGGCATGTGGGGCATCGGCGGCGGCCCGGGCGGGTTCACCGGCTGGGACTACGACACCGCGCCCGGCGCCCTGGACGAGGCGGTCGAGCTCGGCTGCAACTTCTTCGACACCGCCTGGGTGTACGGCCGGGGCGTCAGCGAGCAGCTGCTCGGCGCCCTGCTCAAGCGCCACCCCGACCGCCGCCTGTACGTCGCGACGAAGATCCCGCCGAAGAACCGGGAGTGGCCGCCGCGCCCGGCCGACACCCTCGACGACGTCTTCCCGGCCGACCACATCCGCGAGTTCACCGAGCGCAGCCTGGAGAACCTGGGCGTGGACCGCATCGACCTGATGCAGCTGCACGTGTGGGAGGACCGCTGGGCCGACGACGGGCGCTGGCAGGAGGCGCTGAGCGACCTCAAGCGCGAGGGCCTGATCGACGGGATCGGCATCAGCGTCAACCGGTGGGAGCCGGCCAACTGCCTGAAGGCGCTCGACACCGGGCTGATCGACGCGATCCAGGTCATCTACAACATCTTCGACCAGGCGCCCGAGGACGAGCTGTTCGAGCGGGCCCAGCGCGACGACGTCGCGATCATCGCGCGGGTGCCGTTCGACGAGGGGGCCCTGACCGGCACGCTGAACGCCGACACGGTCTTCCCCGAGGGTGACTGGCGGTCCACGTACTTCGGGGAGGAGAACCTGGGGCCGAGCGTGGCGCGGGCCGACCGGCTCAAGGAGATCCTGCCCGACGGCGTGGGCCTGCCGGAGCTGGCACTGCGGTTCATCCTGCACCACCCGGCGGTCAGCACGGTCATCCCGGGCATGCGCCGCAGCGCCCACGTACGCGCCAACCTGGGCGTCAGCGACGGCACGGCACTGAGCCCCGACCTGCTGGCCGAGCTGCGCGAGCACCGCTGGGACCGGTCGCCGACCTGGTGGTCGATGTGACCGTGATCGCCATGTGGGCGCATCCGCGGGCCGCCTCGACGGC
This window encodes:
- a CDS encoding aldo/keto reductase; the protein is MQHRKMGRLGWEVSEVGYGMWGIGGGPGGFTGWDYDTAPGALDEAVELGCNFFDTAWVYGRGVSEQLLGALLKRHPDRRLYVATKIPPKNREWPPRPADTLDDVFPADHIREFTERSLENLGVDRIDLMQLHVWEDRWADDGRWQEALSDLKREGLIDGIGISVNRWEPANCLKALDTGLIDAIQVIYNIFDQAPEDELFERAQRDDVAIIARVPFDEGALTGTLNADTVFPEGDWRSTYFGEENLGPSVARADRLKEILPDGVGLPELALRFILHHPAVSTVIPGMRRSAHVRANLGVSDGTALSPDLLAELREHRWDRSPTWWSM